A genomic window from Dechloromonas sp. A34 includes:
- a CDS encoding ankyrin repeat domain-containing protein yields MSPRLLAFLAEHGFPADDLSATQADGRFTPLMRAAKEGSLEIMEELLALKVDLGVVNADGCNALWLACYNGSHAIVERLIAAGIDIDRQNGNGATCLMYVSSNSKPDLVKLLLEKGADPKLKNFDNFSALDLAASLDCLKLLRQAA; encoded by the coding sequence ATGAGCCCCCGACTCCTTGCCTTTCTTGCCGAACACGGCTTCCCGGCCGATGATCTCTCCGCCACGCAGGCCGACGGCCGCTTCACCCCGCTGATGCGCGCCGCCAAAGAGGGAAGCCTGGAGATCATGGAGGAACTGTTGGCCCTTAAGGTCGATCTCGGGGTGGTCAACGCTGACGGCTGCAACGCCCTCTGGCTTGCCTGCTACAACGGCAGCCACGCCATCGTCGAGCGCCTGATCGCGGCCGGCATCGATATCGACCGCCAGAATGGCAACGGTGCGACCTGCCTGATGTACGTTTCGTCGAACAGCAAGCCCGACCTGGTCAAACTACTGCTGGAGAAGGGCGCCGACCCGAAACTGAAGAATTTCGACAACTTCAGCGCGCTCGACCTGGCGGCGTCGCTGGACTGCCTTAAGCTGCTGCGCCAGGCCGCCTAG